In one Sesamum indicum cultivar Zhongzhi No. 13 linkage group LG12, S_indicum_v1.0, whole genome shotgun sequence genomic region, the following are encoded:
- the LOC105175944 gene encoding uncharacterized protein LOC105175944, with the protein MMSGTWSKLKKTLLFKSNAAPASSSPLPNQSDSSFPPPRSSLSSSSSSSSFSSRFSRSLSSSSRPSKKTCAICLGNVRSGQGQAIFTAECSHTFHFSCITNSVKHGNYLCPICRSKWKEIPLQLPSANADPNRNAAGRARVSPYQAPFEDYPANYSRPQQQLPPHRPEPVRYADDEPLPVSSMDPMMSAPCAPSNNVFVKAIPEFPAVAAPESVSDFAVLVGVRAPPLLDDARQYERAPIDLVTVLDVSGSMAGLKLVLLKRAVCFVIENLGPADRLSIVSFSSSAHRKLPLLRMTGRGREDAKAAVNSLFSDGGTDIVEGLKKGARILEERRERNPVASIILLSDGKHTFDFIPARRSHQNRTSSDLPRILGFTNNENNQRSFPVHAFGLGVDHDSSTMHAISDASGGTFSFIESVDMVQDAFARCIGGLLSVVAQELRLTMTSASPGVEIDSIPSGRYASEISDQGFQAVINVGDLYADEEKEFLVHLSIPECAIAESVGTVGRTSLLKISCSYRDTASKAMVQLEGERVEIRRPKVVSRTDGVVSLEVDRQRNRLWVAEGIAKAQEMAELGNLEGAQALLAQRRTTLLTSASAQAGDGLCSWLEAELMEIRERMENMAMYEHTGRAYVLSGLSSHSWQRATTRGYSGNVTTIRREGGSSSYSGPVAYDTPSMVSMVSKSQSLSAKFTREQVSRQNKSTPLSNA; encoded by the exons ATGATGTCCGGGACGTGGAGCAAGTTGAAGAAAACGCTGCTGTTCAAGAGCAACGCCGCGCCTGCCTCATCCTCTCCCCTTCCCAATCAATCCGATTCCTCATTCCCCCCGCCGCGCTCCTCtctctcctcttcctcctcctcctcctccttctcTTCCCGCTTCTCCCGCAGCCTCAGCTCCAGCTCACGTCCCTCCAAG AAGACTTGTGCTATTTGCCTGGGAAATGTGAGAAGTGGGCAGGGTCAGGCCATATTCACTGCTGAGTGCTCGCACACTTTCCACTTCAGCTGCATCACTAATAGCGTCAAGCATGGAAACTACCTTTGCCCCATCTGCCGCTCTAAATGGAAAGAGATCCCTTTACAACTGCCCAGTGCTAATGCCGATCCCAATCGTAATGCTGCTGGTCGGGCCCGAGTCTCTCCTTATCAGGCCCCATTTGAAGATTACCCAGCTAACTACTCTCGTCCTCAACAACAGCTACCTCCACACCGGCCTGAACCTGTTCGCTACGCTGATGATGAGCCCCTTCCTGTTAGCTCCATGGACCCAATGATGTCTGCTCCATGTGCTCCCTCAAATAATGTATTTGTCAAGGCCATCCCAGAATTTCCTGCAGTTGCTGCTCCGGAGTCGGTTTCTGACTTTGCTGTTCTTGTTGGCGTGCGTGCACCACCACTCTTAGATGATGCTCGTCAATATGAGCGTGCGCCAATTGACCTCGTGACCGTACTTGATGTTAGTGGTAGCATGGCTGGTTTAAAGCTAGTACTTCTTAAGCGTGCTGTTTGTTTTGTTATTGAAAACCTGGGACCTGCCGACCGCTTGTCTATTGTTTCTTTCTCATCGAGTGCACACAGAAAACTCCCTTTGCTTAGGATGACTGGTAGAGGTCGTGAAGATGCTAAAGCGGCTGTTAATTCACTTTTCTCAGATGGTGGAACTGACATTGTAGAGGGATTAAAAAAAGGGGCACGCATTCTTGAAGAAAGGCGTGAAAGAAATCCAGTAGCAAGCATCATTCTACTATCTGATGGAAAACATACATTTGACTTTATCCCTGCCCGTCGTAGTCACCAGAACCGGACTTCCTCAGATCTCCCACGTATTCTGGGGTTTACGAAC AATGAGAACAACCAGCGTTCTTTCCCAGTCCATGCATTTGGACTTGGTGTGGACCACGATTCTTCTACCATGCATGCTATATCCGACGCATCAGGAGgcaccttttcttttattgaatCAGTTGATATGGTGCAAGATGCTTTTGCTAGGTGTATTGGAGGCCTCCTCAGTGTGGTGGCTCAGGAGCTTCGTCTCACCATGACATCAGCATCGCCTGGGGTGGAAATTGATTCCATTCCATCCGGGAGATATGCAAGTGAAATTTCCGACCAAGGATTCCAAGCTGTGATAAATGTTGGAGACTTGTATGCTGATGAGGAGAAAGAATTCCTTGTCCACCTGTCAATTCCTGAATGTGCAATTGCTGAGAGCGTAGGGACAGTGGGAAGAACATCACTTCTGAAGATTTCATGTTCTTATAGGGATACTGCATCAAAAGCTATGGTACAGTTGGAAGGTGAGCGGGTCGAGATCCGCCGTCCTAAAGTTGTGTCACGAACAGATGGGGTAGTCAGCCTTGAGGTTGATCGTCAAAGGAATCGTCTTTGGGTGGCTGAAGGTATTGCCAAGGCACAAGAGATGGCTGAATTGGGGAATCTGGAGGGTGCACAAGCTTTGCTGGCACAAAGGAGAACAACTCTCCTTACTTCTGCATCAGCCCAAGCTGGTGATGGTCTCTGCAGTTGGCTTGAAGCCGAGCTGATGgaaattagagagagaatggAAAACATGGCGATGTACGAGCATACAGGGCGAGCCTATGTGCTATCAGGGTTGAGCTCACATTCTTGGCAGAGGGCAACAACTAGGGGCTACTCTGGTAATGTGACAACCATCAGGAGGGAGGGTGGAAGCTCAAGCTATAGTGGGCCTGTTGCCTATGATACTCCATCAATGGTCAGCATGGTTTCAAAATCACAAAGTCTGAGTGCCAAATTTACGAGAGAGCAAGTTAGCCGACAAAACAAGAGCACCCCCTTGTCCAACGCATGA
- the LOC105175843 gene encoding LOB domain-containing protein 4-like — protein sequence MKEVGRKQGAPSPCAACRLLRRRCTEDCMFSPYFPADEPHKFASVHRVFGASNVNKMLQELPEYQRGDAVRSMVYEANARMRDPVYGCVGTISYLQQQIDALRAQLALAQAEVVHLRAAASTPQNTSPSGSGSPTSYTFKPSFDMDTVVQQSSFRESLWSCT from the exons ATGAAAGAAGTTGGCAGAAAACAAGGCGCCCCCTCCCCGTGCGCTGCCTGTAGACTCTTGCGCCGGAGATGCACAGAGGACTGCATGTTTTCTCCCTACTTCCCGGCGGATGAGCCCCACAAGTTCGCCAGTGTGCACAGGGTGTTTGGGGCTAGCAATGTTAACAAGATGTTACAG gaGTTGCCAGAGTATCAGAGAGGAGATGCAGTACGCAGCATGGTTTACGAAGCAAATGCTAGGATGCGTGACCCGGTTTACGGGTGTGTCGGTACTATTTCATATCTGCAACAACAGATTGATGCGCTGAGGGCCCAATTGGCACTAGCCCAGGCTGAGGTTGTACACCTGAGGGCAGCAGCATCCACCCCCCAAAACACTAGTCCCAGTGGCAGTGGCTCGCCCACGTCATACACCTTTAAACCATCTTTTGACATGGATACGGTAGTACAACAATCCAGCTTCAGAGAATCTCTGTGGTCGTGTACTTAG
- the LOC105175946 gene encoding probable phospholipid-transporting ATPase 5, with product MSGPTGRRKQKLKWSKLYTFSCLRPTTDESAPTERLLGQPGFSRVVFCNESQLHKSKPNKYPNNYVSTTKYNLITFLPRALFEQFRRVANLYFLLAAILSVTPLAAFNPVSVIAPLVFVVGLSMLKEAIEDWHRFLQDRNVNSRRVKVHVGNGLFVHKSWESLLVGDIVKVSKNEYFPGDLLLLSSSYADGLCYVETMNLDGETNLKAKRSLETTLDLDEDAAFCKFKATVRCEDPNPSLYTFVGNLDLEKESYPLSPSQLLLRDSKLRNTEFVYGVVIFSGPDTKAIRNSTRSPSKRSRVERKMDHVIYLLFGMMVLISLISAVGSALYTKSGNSKMWYLQLHDDTDNLFDPEDPMSSGLLQFVRALVLYGYLIPISLYVSIELVKVLQAMLINKDLAMYDETTGKTVEARTSNLNEELGQVEMILSDKTGTLTCNQMEFRKCSIEGISYGGEVTEVDLAASRRMNINVERYRYSLDGSDSTGRSIEMFDLSTADGSTEKDVLGFHQGSEDTKTGNSRISSSQKETAVKGFNFRDNRLMDKMWIYRSNVSDMIMFFRVMALCHTGIPVEENRGNKIMYEAESPEEVAFLIAAQEFGFKFCQRTQSTMVLQELDPSSGLEVKREYKLLNLLEFNSSRKRMSVIVSNEDGEIFLLCKGADDVIFDRLADNGRTYQQATVMHLSMYAEDGLRTMVFAYKKVGLPEYENWSSVFRKAKATMGPEREELLENASEMIEKELLLLGAVAVEDKLQKGVPECIDKLAQAGLKIWLLTGDKKETAVNIGFACSLLRHDMKQLHLCLRKESPSNQLMKDVKEEILCQLQSYNQLITEEDREGDPFALVVDGKALEVSLSYDVSNQFLSVAMRCDVVICCRVSPKQKALITRTVKKHSGKTVLAIGDGANDVGMIQEADIGVGISGMEGMQAVMASDFSLPQFRFLERLLIVHGHWCYKRISKMILYFVYKNIAFGLTLFYYNIFTGFSGQDLYDDWYMVMFNVLLTSLPVISLGVLEQDVSSDVCLKFPALYQEGQRNICFSWKRIIGWILNGILASIAVFAINIYVLFPSAFDKEGNLADIEHIGTITYTCIIWTVNCQIALMISHFTWISHFLIWGSILCWYLFLYSYNILPPTYSKNVFDIFTEQIGPAPLYWIATLLVLVGSLLPYFTHIVIRRSFFPMDDHIIQEMKYSGTDVRDTPMWLREQEKSKQLTQVGYSARVDAKIRHLKEQLHRKRKSFYLSVTNSPVYKTMMRRESSTPH from the exons ATGTCGGGGCCAACAGGGAGAAGAAAGCAGAAACTGAAATGGAGCAAACTGTATACATTCTCATGCTTGCGGCCGACTACTGATGAATCTGCGCCTACTGAGCGTCTTCTTGGGCAACCGGGATTTTCTCGTGTGGTTTTCTGTAATGAATCTCAGCTTCACAAGAGCAAACCAAATAAGTATCCGAACAATTATGTTTCCACAACGAAGTACAATCTTATTACCTTTCTGCCAAGAGCCCTTTTCGAGCAGTTTCGCAGGGTTGcaaatttgtattttctctTAGCAGCTATTCTGTCTGTTACTCCACTGGCAGCTTTTAATCCAGTAAGCGTGATAGCTCCTCTCGTGTTTGTTGTGGGGCTTAGCATGCTTAAAGAGGCCATTGAAGATTGGCATAGATTTTTACAG GACAGAAATGTGAACTCTCGGAGGGTGAAGGTTCACGTAGGAAACGGTTTATTTGTGCACAAATCTTGGGAGTCTCTGTTGGTGGGAGACATTGTCAAAGTTAGCAAGAACGAGTACTTTCCAGGTGATCTTCTTCTCTTGTCTTCTAGCTATGCGGATGGTCTTTGCTATGTTGAGACCATGAATCTTGATGGGGAGACCAATCTAAAAGCTAAAAGAAGCTTAGAAACCACACTTGATCTGGATGAGGATGCAGCATTCTGCAAATTCAAAGCCACAGTCCGCTGTGAGGATCCAAATCCAAGCCTTTACACTTTTGTGGGCAATTTGGACTTAGAGAAAGAATCCTATCCCCTGAGCCCATCACAACTTCTCCTAAGAGACTCTAAACTTCGAAACACGGAATTTGTTTATGGTGTTGTGATCTTCAGCGGACCGGATACGAAAGCAATCCGAAATTCCACAAGATCTCCATCTAAACGCAGCAGAGTGGAGAGAAAGATGGATCATGTGATTTATCTGCTCTTTGGTATGATggttttgatttctttaatcTCAGCTGTTGGCTCTGCGTTATATACAAAGTCTGGGAATTCCAAGATGTGGTACCTTCAGTTGCATGATGATACTGATAATTTGTTCGATCCTGAAGATCCCATGTCCTCAGGTCTTTTGCAATTTGTGAGGGCCCTTGTGTTGTATGGCTACTTGATCCCAATATCTCTATATGTCTCCATTGAATTGGTCAAAGTTCTACAAGCTATGCTGATCAACAAGGATCTTGCCATGTATGATGAAACGACAGGGAAGACAGTTGAAGCTAGAACGTCCAACTTAAACGAGGAACTTGGGCAGGTGGAAATGATTTTATCAGATAAAACAGGGACCTTAACCTGCAATCAGATGGAATTCAGAAAGTGTTCTATTGAAGGGATTTCTTATGGTGGTGAAGTGACTGAAGTTGACCTTGCAGCTTCTCGAAGAATGAACATTAATGTGGAGAGATATAGGTACAGCTTGGATGGATCTGATTCCACAGGGCGAAGCATCGAGATGTTTGACCTTTCAACAGCTGATGGTAGCACAGAGAAGGATGTATTGGGTTTCCATCAGGGCTCAGAGGACACAAAGACaggaaattcaagaatttcaagTTCACAGAAAGAAACGGCTGTCAAGGGTTTCAACTTCAGGGATAATAGGCTCATGGACAAAATGTGGATTTACAGGTCCAATGTATCTGATATGATCATGTTCTTCAGAGTCATGGCTCTGTGCCATACAGGAATTCCTGTCGAAGAAAATAGAGGCAACAAAATAATGTATGAGGCTGAATCTCCTGAAGAGGTTGCATTTCTGATTGCTGCCCAAGAATTTGGATTCAAGTTTTGCCAAAGAACTCAGTCCACAATGGTTCTTCAGGAGCTTGATCCTTCTTCTGGATTGGAGGTGAAGAG AGAATACAAGCTTTTGAATCTACTGGAATTCAACAGCTCCAGAAAGAGAATGTCAGTAATCGTAAGCAATGAAGATGGAGAGATCTTCCTTTTATGCAAAGGAGCTGATGA TGTTATTTTTGATAGGCTAGCAGATAACGGTAGGACATATCAGCAGGCGACAGTTATGCACCTTTCCATGTATGCTGAAGATGGATTGCGTACTATGGTGTTTGCATATAAAAAGGTTGGGTTGCCTGAATATGAAAACTGGAGTTCAGTGTTCAGAAAAGCAAAGGCCACTATGGGTCCAGAAAGAGAAGAATTACTCGAGAATGCCTCTGAAATGATTGAGAAGGAATTGCTTTTACTAGGTGCTGTGGCAGTTGAAGATAAGTTGCAGAAGGGG GTTCCTGAATGCATCGATAAACTTGCACAAGCAGGGTTGAAGATCTGGCTGCTAACTGGTGATAAGAAGGAAACAGCAGTAAATATAGG ATTTGCTTGCAGTTTACTCCGGCATGATATGAAGCAACTTCATTTGTGCTTGAGGAAAGAAAGTCCTAGTAACCAGCTAATGAAG GATGTCAAAGAAGAGATTCTGTGCCAGTTACAAAGTTATAACCAATTGATCACTGAAGAAGACAGAGAGGGTGATCCTTTTGCTTTGGTGGTAGATGGAAAAGCTCTTGAAGTAAGTTTGAGCTACGATGTGAGCAACCAGTTCTTGTCTGTGGCTATGAGATGTGATGTTGTCATATGCTGCCGCGTGTCTCCCAAACAGAAAGCTTTG aTTACACGAACGGTTAAAAAGCATTCTGGCAAGACAGTGTTGGCAATAGGCGATGGGGCTAATGATGTTGGCATGATCCAGGAAGCTGATATTGGAGTTGGAATCAGTGGCATGGAAGGGATGCAG GCAGTAATGGCAAGCGACTTCTCGTTGCCTCAATTTCGTTTCTTGGAGAGATTACTGATAGTTCATGGCCATTGGTGTTACAAGAGGATTTCCAAAATG ATTCTGTATTTCGTGTACAAGAACATTGCATTTGGCCTCACACTCTTCTACTACAACATTTTCACTGGTTTCTCAGGACAGGACTTGTATGATGACTGGTACATGGTCATGTTCAATGTACTCTTGACATCTTTGCCAGTTATATCTCTCGGTGTCCTTGAGCAGGATGTTTCCTCAGATGTTTGTTTAAAG TTTCCTGCCCTTTACCAAGAAGGTCAAAGAAACATTTGCTTCAGCTGGAAGAGAATCATCGGTTGGATTCTTAATGGAATCTTGGCTTCTATAGCTGTCTTCGCAATAAACATCTATGTTCTCTTCCCTTCTGCATTTGACAAAGAGGGAAACTTAGCAGACATTGAACACATCGGCACCATAACATACACATGCATAATCTGGACAGTAAACTGCCAGATTGCACTCATGATCTCCCACTTCACATGGATCAGCCATTTCTTGATCTGGGGAAGCATTCTATGCTGGTACTTGTTTCTCTACTCATACAACATCCTCCCTCCAACGTACTCGAAAAACGTCTTCGACATCTTCACAGAACAGATTGGACCTGCACCCTTATACTGGATCGCTACGTTGCTCGTTCTTGTCGGTTCACTTCTTCCATATTTCACGCACATTGTCATCCGACGTTCGTTTTTCCCAATGGACGATCATATAatccaagaaatgaaatacTCAGGGACGGATGTTAGAGACACACCGATGTGGTTGAGGGAACAGGAGAAATCCAAGCAGCTTACACAAGTGGGGTACTCGGCAAGAGTTGATGCAAAAATTAGGCATCTCAAAGAGCAGCTGCACAGGAAGAGGAAATCCTTTTACTTGTCTGTCACAAATAGTCCTGTCTATAAAACTATGATGCGCAGAGAATCAAGTACACCACACTAA
- the LOC105175844 gene encoding pectinesterase inhibitor encodes MAYSSHKILSIALLMLISVPSSLGRPQKSETETDLRDLCSNTRKPKQCWKIIKPQLSSFDVTDSRSVAGAVIDLAVAKAQEIHDKLNQLFQDSRDDKLKEKYISCSKNYNDANRNLDLAKRNLDSNDYQNIPVQVDDTLEELKSCRHEFDKDSFDPAHIKNRNKEFGVYVDIVKVATDRLLREDDRLQENARH; translated from the coding sequence ATGGCTTATTCTTCCCACAAAATCCTCTCCATTGCTCTTCTTATGCTGATTTCCGTTCCCTCTTCATTGGGTCGCCCACAAAAATCAGAAACGGAAACAGACCTGAGGGATCTCTGCTCCAATACCCGGAAGCCAAAACAGTGCTGGAAGATCATCAAACCCCAGCTCAGCAGCTTCGACGTGACGGATAGCAGGAGCGTGGCGGGCGCCGTCATCGACCTAGCAGTGGCAAAAGCCCAAGAAATCCACGACAAACTTAACCAGCTTTTCCAGGATTCCAGAGACGATAAGTTGAAGGAGAAGTATATATCCTGCTCCAAGAATTATAACGACGCCAACCGCAACCTCGATCTGGCAAAGAGAAACTTGGATTCCAATGATTATCAGAATATCCCGGTTCAGGTGGATGACACTCTGGAAGAATTGAAGAGCTGCAGGCATGAATTTGACAAGGATTCATTCGACCCGGCCCATATCAAGAACAGGAATAAGGAATTCGGAGTTTACGTGGACATTGTTAAGGTTGCCACTGACCGTTTGCTGAGGGAAGATGATCGTCTCCAAGAAAATGCTCGTCACTGA
- the LOC105175845 gene encoding U-box domain-containing protein 30-like: MPMFQPSKKDGGLLGFEGGGDGRILDLDTAVKDGVLGGVAGGGYGGGIGEKLDLKKMIEELNLPEVPSVFICPISLEPMQDPVTLCTGQTYEKSNILKWFSLGHYTCPTTMQELWDDTVTPNKTLYHLIYTWFSQKYVQMKKRSEDAQGRASELLSTLKRVKGQARIQTLKELKQVVASHSTARKTVVDEGGVALLSSLLGPFTSYAVGSEVVAILVNLALSSESKTNLMQPAKVSSIVDILNEGSLETKVNCIRVIETLMEEKDFRSEIVSSHSLLVALMRLVRDKRHPNGHLPGLGLLKLISMHQQVRSLIVSIGAIPQLVELIPLLNPECLELALFTLNALSSVPEGKQALKDCPNTIPNMVKLLMRISESCTEYALSILWSVCKLSPDECSLIAVDAGLAAKLLLVIQSGCCPELKQRAAELLKLCSLNYSDTIFISKCKLTRTIQ; the protein is encoded by the coding sequence ATGCCTATGTTTCAGCCTTCAAAGAAGGATGGGGGGCTTCTTGGGTTCGAGGGTGGTGGAGATGGGCGTATTTTAGATCTAGATACTGCAGTTAAAGATGGAGTCTTGGGTGGAGTTGCGGGTGGGGGTTACGGTGGTGGAATTGGGGAGAAGTTGGATCTGAAGAAGATGATTGAAGAGCTAAATTTACCTGAAGTTCCGTCGGTGTTTATTTGCCCTATTTCTCTTGAACCCATGCAAGACCCTGTTACCCTTTGCACCGGGCAAACCTATGAGAAGTCCAACATTCTCAAATGGTTCAGCTTGGGGCACTACACTTGCCCCACAACTATGCAAGAACTCTGGGATGATACAGTTACACCGAACAAGACGCTTTACCATTTAATCTATACTTGGTTTTCTCAGAAGTATGTGCAAATGAAGAAGAGATCTGAAGATGCCCAAGGAAGGGCATCAGAGCTTCTCAGCACCCTTAAAAGAGTTAAGGGTCAGGCAAGAATCCAAACACTCAAGGAGCTGAAGCAAGTTGTGGCGAGTCATTCAACTGCTAGGAAGACGGTTGTTGATGAAGGTGGGGTGGCTCTTCTTTCATCTTTACTCGGCCCGTTCACTTCGTATGCTGTAGGTTCTGAGGTTGTAGCAATTCTCGTGAATTTGGCTCTAAGTTCTGAGTCGAAAACAAATTTGATGCAACCTGCAAAAGTATCATCCATTGTAGATATTCTGAATGAAGGGTCCTTGGAAACTAAAGTCAACTGCATTCGAGTGATCGAAACATTGATGGAGGAGAAAGATTTCCGATCAGAAATTGTCTCAAGCCATAGTTTGCTGGTTGCTTTGATGAGGCTGGTGAGGGATAAGAGACACCCTAATGGACATTTGCCAGGGCTCGGTCTTCTCAAGTTAATCAGCATGCATCAGCAAGTCCGGAGTTTGATTGTGAGCATAGGAGCAATACCTCAATTGGTAGAACTGATTCCCCTCTTGAATCCAGAGTGCTTGGAGTTAGCGCTGTTCACATTGAATGCTCTTTCGTCTGTACCTGAAGGGAAACAGGCCTTGAAGGACTGTCCAAACACTATACCCAATATGGTCAAACTACTGATGAGAATTTCTGAAAGCTGTACAGAATATGCTCTATCGATCTTATGGTCCGTATGCAAACTCTCCCCCGATGAATGCTCATTGATAGCCGTGGATGCAGGTCTTGCAGCAAAGCTCCTTCTTGTAATCCAGAGTGGTTGCTGTCCCGAACTTAAGCAGCGGGCAGCGGAGCTATTGAAGCTCTGCAGTCTGAATTATTCCGATACAATCTTCATCTCCAAGTGCAAACTGACCAGGACAATCCAATGA